A region from the Monomorium pharaonis isolate MP-MQ-018 unplaced genomic scaffold, ASM1337386v2 scaffold_41, whole genome shotgun sequence genome encodes:
- the LOC118648375 gene encoding protein ANTAGONIST OF LIKE HETEROCHROMATIN PROTEIN 1-like isoform X2 produces MLRNLHLSSSSTNTSSSSSDSLSEIMNSTNESNTSFSSNEVEDDLLFPLYQLLMHGRRRSKVQDFLNTVHLYSDAVFKEHFRLQRRTAYLQIDVLQQSNFIPSHSSGMRKISAEWSFLIFLWYIANTEPLRTLGDRFNVSISSIFRIIHRVVEWLLSRLDEEIKWPEGNDAILVISQKFEAKRGIKKCIGAIDCTHIAIRRPVDYSRDYCNRKRFFSVVLQGVVDADMKFTNIYCGKPGSLHDARVLRRSLLYDTAQNDMENIFPNETCIIGDSAYPLLPWLVPPFRDNGHLSVQQSEFNFLHSFTRMSIERAFGYLKGRFRRLRFLELLDIQFIPKLITAACIMHNITIKENDENEFFADFNDVLVDNVVDNNYEIDDLHARYRNRNNVIDRRMQMFRELFPESFSKKDMLFIYRMYRSHLESLEELLPLIHDADWFFR; encoded by the exons ATGCTGCGTAATTTAC ATTTATCATCCAGCTCTACTAATACCAGTTCAAGTTCCTCTGACAGCCTTAGTGAGATAATGAATTCCACTAATGAATCTAATACATCTTTCTCAAGTAATGAAGTTGAAGATGATTTATTGTTTCCATTGTATCAACTTCTCATGCATGGAAGAAGACGGAGCAAAGTTCAAGACTTCCTCAACACTGTCCACTTATATAGTGATGCTGTATTTAAGGAGCACTTTAGATTACAGAGACGTACGGCATATCTTCAAAtag ACGTGCTGCAGCAGAGTAATTTTATCCCATCCCATTCTTCTGGTATGCGTAAAATCTCTGCTGAGTGGAGTTTCCTTATATTTCTTTGGTATATTGCAAATACTGAGCCATTACGAACTTTGGGAGATAGATTTAATGTATCTATATCTTCaatttttcgtataatacaTCGTGTTGTGGAATGGCTATTATCTAGATTagatgaagaaataaaatggcCAGAGGGAAATGATGCTATCCTCGTAATATCCCAAAAGTTCGAGGCAAAAcgaggtataaaaaaatgtatcggAGCAATAGATTGCACGCATATCGCAATTCGACGGCCTGTTGATTACTCTAGAGACTATTGCAATAGAAAAAGGTTTTTCTCTGTCGTGTTACAAGGTGTTGTAGATGCAGATATGAAgttcacaaatatttattgtggAAAACCGGGTTCACTGCACGACGCACGTGTTCTAAGAAGATCGTTACTCTATGATACTGCTCAAAATGACATGGAAAACATTTTCCCTAATGAAACGTGCATAATAGGAGATTCAGCCTATCCACTACTACCATGGCTCGTCCCACCATTTCGAGATAACGGACATTTAAGCGTACAGCAGtctgaatttaatttcttacacTCTTTTACACGGATGTCAATAGAGAGAGCTTTTGGATATTTAAAAGGTCGTTTCCGTCGTTTGAGATTTTTAGAATTACttgatattcaatttattccaaaattaataacagcCGCTTGTATTATGCATAACATtactataaaagaaaatgatgAAAATGAATTCTTTGCAGATTTTAATGACGTTCTTGTAGATAATGTTGTAGATAACAATTATGAGATTGATGATTTACATGCTAGATATAGAAATAGGAATAATGTAATAGATCGAAGAATGCAGATGTTTCGGGAGCTGTTTCCAGAatccttttctaaaaaagatatgttatttatttatcgaatgtATCGAAGTCATCTCGAAAGTCTCGAAGAATTGTTGCCTTTAATCcacgatgctgattggttctttcGCTGA
- the LOC118648375 gene encoding protein ANTAGONIST OF LIKE HETEROCHROMATIN PROTEIN 1-like isoform X4 produces MSQLLEMDEIVITMTADLSSSSTNTSSSSSDSLSEIMNSTNESNTSFSSNEVEDDLLFPLYQLLMHGRRRSKVQDFLNTVHLYSDAVFKEHFRLQRRTAYLQIDVLQQSNFIPSHSSGMRKISAEWSFLIFLWYIANTEPLRTLGDRFNVSISSIFRIIHRVVEWLLSRLDEEIKWPEGNDAILVISQKFEAKRGIKKCIGAIDCTHIAIRRPVDYSRDYCNRKRFFSVVLQGVVDADMKFTNIYCGKPGSLHDARVLRRSLLYDTAQNDMENIFPNETCIIGDSAYPLLPWLVPPFRDNGHLSVQQSEFNFLHSFTRMSIERAFGYLKDFNDVLVDNVVDNNYEIDDLHARYRNRNNVIDRRMQMFRELFPESFSKKDMLFIYRMYRSHLESLEELLPLIHDADWFFR; encoded by the exons atgtcacAGTTATTAGAAATGGATGAAATAGTCATAACAATGACTGCAGATTTATCATCCAGCTCTACTAATACCAGTTCAAGTTCCTCTGACAGCCTTAGTGAGATAATGAATTCCACTAATGAATCTAATACATCTTTCTCAAGTAATGAAGTTGAAGATGATTTATTGTTTCCATTGTATCAACTTCTCATGCATGGAAGAAGACGGAGCAAAGTTCAAGACTTCCTCAACACTGTCCACTTATATAGTGATGCTGTATTTAAGGAGCACTTTAGATTACAGAGACGTACGGCATATCTTCAAAtag ACGTGCTGCAGCAGAGTAATTTTATCCCATCCCATTCTTCTGGTATGCGTAAAATCTCTGCTGAGTGGAGTTTCCTTATATTTCTTTGGTATATTGCAAATACTGAGCCATTACGAACTTTGGGAGATAGATTTAATGTATCTATATCTTCaatttttcgtataatacaTCGTGTTGTGGAATGGCTATTATCTAGATTagatgaagaaataaaatggcCAGAGGGAAATGATGCTATCCTCGTAATATCCCAAAAGTTCGAGGCAAAAcgaggtataaaaaaatgtatcggAGCAATAGATTGCACGCATATCGCAATTCGACGGCCTGTTGATTACTCTAGAGACTATTGCAATAGAAAAAGGTTTTTCTCTGTCGTGTTACAAGGTGTTGTAGATGCAGATATGAAgttcacaaatatttattgtggAAAACCGGGTTCACTGCACGACGCACGTGTTCTAAGAAGATCGTTACTCTATGATACTGCTCAAAATGACATGGAAAACATTTTCCCTAATGAAACGTGCATAATAGGAGATTCAGCCTATCCACTACTACCATGGCTCGTCCCACCATTTCGAGATAACGGACATTTAAGCGTACAGCAGtctgaatttaatttcttacacTCTTTTACACGGATGTCAATAGAGAGAGCTTTTGGATATTTAAAAG ATTTTAATGACGTTCTTGTAGATAATGTTGTAGATAACAATTATGAGATTGATGATTTACATGCTAGATATAGAAATAGGAATAATGTAATAGATCGAAGAATGCAGATGTTTCGGGAGCTGTTTCCAGAatccttttctaaaaaagatatgttatttatttatcgaatgtATCGAAGTCATCTCGAAAGTCTCGAAGAATTGTTGCCTTTAATCcacgatgctgattggttctttcGCTGA
- the LOC118648375 gene encoding protein ANTAGONIST OF LIKE HETEROCHROMATIN PROTEIN 1-like isoform X1: MSQLLEMDEIVITMTADLSSSSTNTSSSSSDSLSEIMNSTNESNTSFSSNEVEDDLLFPLYQLLMHGRRRSKVQDFLNTVHLYSDAVFKEHFRLQRRTAYLQIDVLQQSNFIPSHSSGMRKISAEWSFLIFLWYIANTEPLRTLGDRFNVSISSIFRIIHRVVEWLLSRLDEEIKWPEGNDAILVISQKFEAKRGIKKCIGAIDCTHIAIRRPVDYSRDYCNRKRFFSVVLQGVVDADMKFTNIYCGKPGSLHDARVLRRSLLYDTAQNDMENIFPNETCIIGDSAYPLLPWLVPPFRDNGHLSVQQSEFNFLHSFTRMSIERAFGYLKGRFRRLRFLELLDIQFIPKLITAACIMHNITIKENDENEFFADFNDVLVDNVVDNNYEIDDLHARYRNRNNVIDRRMQMFRELFPESFSKKDMLFIYRMYRSHLESLEELLPLIHDADWFFR; the protein is encoded by the exons atgtcacAGTTATTAGAAATGGATGAAATAGTCATAACAATGACTGCAGATTTATCATCCAGCTCTACTAATACCAGTTCAAGTTCCTCTGACAGCCTTAGTGAGATAATGAATTCCACTAATGAATCTAATACATCTTTCTCAAGTAATGAAGTTGAAGATGATTTATTGTTTCCATTGTATCAACTTCTCATGCATGGAAGAAGACGGAGCAAAGTTCAAGACTTCCTCAACACTGTCCACTTATATAGTGATGCTGTATTTAAGGAGCACTTTAGATTACAGAGACGTACGGCATATCTTCAAAtag ACGTGCTGCAGCAGAGTAATTTTATCCCATCCCATTCTTCTGGTATGCGTAAAATCTCTGCTGAGTGGAGTTTCCTTATATTTCTTTGGTATATTGCAAATACTGAGCCATTACGAACTTTGGGAGATAGATTTAATGTATCTATATCTTCaatttttcgtataatacaTCGTGTTGTGGAATGGCTATTATCTAGATTagatgaagaaataaaatggcCAGAGGGAAATGATGCTATCCTCGTAATATCCCAAAAGTTCGAGGCAAAAcgaggtataaaaaaatgtatcggAGCAATAGATTGCACGCATATCGCAATTCGACGGCCTGTTGATTACTCTAGAGACTATTGCAATAGAAAAAGGTTTTTCTCTGTCGTGTTACAAGGTGTTGTAGATGCAGATATGAAgttcacaaatatttattgtggAAAACCGGGTTCACTGCACGACGCACGTGTTCTAAGAAGATCGTTACTCTATGATACTGCTCAAAATGACATGGAAAACATTTTCCCTAATGAAACGTGCATAATAGGAGATTCAGCCTATCCACTACTACCATGGCTCGTCCCACCATTTCGAGATAACGGACATTTAAGCGTACAGCAGtctgaatttaatttcttacacTCTTTTACACGGATGTCAATAGAGAGAGCTTTTGGATATTTAAAAGGTCGTTTCCGTCGTTTGAGATTTTTAGAATTACttgatattcaatttattccaaaattaataacagcCGCTTGTATTATGCATAACATtactataaaagaaaatgatgAAAATGAATTCTTTGCAGATTTTAATGACGTTCTTGTAGATAATGTTGTAGATAACAATTATGAGATTGATGATTTACATGCTAGATATAGAAATAGGAATAATGTAATAGATCGAAGAATGCAGATGTTTCGGGAGCTGTTTCCAGAatccttttctaaaaaagatatgttatttatttatcgaatgtATCGAAGTCATCTCGAAAGTCTCGAAGAATTGTTGCCTTTAATCcacgatgctgattggttctttcGCTGA
- the LOC118648375 gene encoding protein ALP1-like isoform X3 — protein sequence MSQLLEMDEIVITMTADLSSSSTNTSSSSSDSLSEIMNSTNESNTSFSSNEVEDDLLFPLYQLLMHGRRRSKVQDFLNTVHLYSDAVFKEHFRLQRRTAYLQIDVLQQSNFIPSHSSGMRKISAEWSFLIFLWYIANTEPLRTLGDRFNVSISSIFRIIHRVVEWLLSRLDEEIKWPEGNDAILVISQKFEAKRGVVDADMKFTNIYCGKPGSLHDARVLRRSLLYDTAQNDMENIFPNETCIIGDSAYPLLPWLVPPFRDNGHLSVQQSEFNFLHSFTRMSIERAFGYLKGRFRRLRFLELLDIQFIPKLITAACIMHNITIKENDENEFFADFNDVLVDNVVDNNYEIDDLHARYRNRNNVIDRRMQMFRELFPESFSKKDMLFIYRMYRSHLESLEELLPLIHDADWFFR from the exons atgtcacAGTTATTAGAAATGGATGAAATAGTCATAACAATGACTGCAGATTTATCATCCAGCTCTACTAATACCAGTTCAAGTTCCTCTGACAGCCTTAGTGAGATAATGAATTCCACTAATGAATCTAATACATCTTTCTCAAGTAATGAAGTTGAAGATGATTTATTGTTTCCATTGTATCAACTTCTCATGCATGGAAGAAGACGGAGCAAAGTTCAAGACTTCCTCAACACTGTCCACTTATATAGTGATGCTGTATTTAAGGAGCACTTTAGATTACAGAGACGTACGGCATATCTTCAAAtag ACGTGCTGCAGCAGAGTAATTTTATCCCATCCCATTCTTCTGGTATGCGTAAAATCTCTGCTGAGTGGAGTTTCCTTATATTTCTTTGGTATATTGCAAATACTGAGCCATTACGAACTTTGGGAGATAGATTTAATGTATCTATATCTTCaatttttcgtataatacaTCGTGTTGTGGAATGGCTATTATCTAGATTagatgaagaaataaaatggcCAGAGGGAAATGATGCTATCCTCGTAATATCCCAAAAGTTCGAGGCAAAAcgag GTGTTGTAGATGCAGATATGAAgttcacaaatatttattgtggAAAACCGGGTTCACTGCACGACGCACGTGTTCTAAGAAGATCGTTACTCTATGATACTGCTCAAAATGACATGGAAAACATTTTCCCTAATGAAACGTGCATAATAGGAGATTCAGCCTATCCACTACTACCATGGCTCGTCCCACCATTTCGAGATAACGGACATTTAAGCGTACAGCAGtctgaatttaatttcttacacTCTTTTACACGGATGTCAATAGAGAGAGCTTTTGGATATTTAAAAGGTCGTTTCCGTCGTTTGAGATTTTTAGAATTACttgatattcaatttattccaaaattaataacagcCGCTTGTATTATGCATAACATtactataaaagaaaatgatgAAAATGAATTCTTTGCAGATTTTAATGACGTTCTTGTAGATAATGTTGTAGATAACAATTATGAGATTGATGATTTACATGCTAGATATAGAAATAGGAATAATGTAATAGATCGAAGAATGCAGATGTTTCGGGAGCTGTTTCCAGAatccttttctaaaaaagatatgttatttatttatcgaatgtATCGAAGTCATCTCGAAAGTCTCGAAGAATTGTTGCCTTTAATCcacgatgctgattggttctttcGCTGA